The proteins below come from a single Acidovorax sp. NCPPB 4044 genomic window:
- a CDS encoding excinuclease ABC subunit UvrA produces MKPSSPPQETPFGGFISVRGAREHNLKNVDVRIPRNALVVFTGVSGSGKSSLAFGTIYAEAQRRYFESVAPYARRLIDQVGVPQVDAIEGLPPAVALQQQRGTPSARSSVGSVTTISSLVRMLYSRAGSYPARQPMLYAEDFSPNTPQGACPHCHGLGRVYEVTEASMVPDDSLTLRERAVAAWPAAWQGQNLRDILTTLGHDIDVPWRDLPRKTRDWILFTDEQPTVPVYAGFSRQEVRQARKSGQPPSYMGTFTGARRYVMQTFATSQSAMMKRRVAQFMVGQACPVCHGKRLKPEALSVTFCGMDIGEFTRLPLAALADVLRPVADGAPPTGQDEAAHPALTASARARATARRVAAGGAAHAAAPDIRRTPHLSAEKRLAAQRIAQELLARVGALVGLGLGYLSLDRATPTLSPGELQRLRLATQLASQLFGVVYVLDEPSAGLHPADGESLLAALDRLKAAGNSILVVEHDVATMRRADWLVEVGPEAGERGGRVLYSGPPQGLQDVAGSQTRQYLFDGGARARRHRRTPQAWLRLEDVRSHNLQGVQAAIPLGCLTAVTGVSGSGKSSLVSHALLTLVADHLGQDPSPVDGDALPETVLPGAADDDPGAGAMEGPEHRSTGRLGGDAGQIRRLVNVDQKPIGRTPRSNLATYTGLFDAIRKLFAATPAARRKRYDAGRFSFNVAKGRCPTCQGEGFVSVELLFLPSAYAPCPTCHGSRYNPQTLAITWNGLTIADVLGLTVDAACEAFAGEPAVLRPLQVLQKIGLGYLRLGQPATELSGGEAQRIKLAAELQRAQRGHTLYVLDEPTTGLHPADADRLLEHLDALVQAGHSVVVVEHDMHFVAACDWVIDIGPGAGHDGGRIVVAGTPQEVARCAASRTAPYLDAALASHAEAGHTGPDRPAADG; encoded by the coding sequence ATGAAACCTTCCTCACCACCCCAAGAGACGCCCTTTGGCGGCTTCATCTCCGTGCGCGGCGCGCGCGAGCACAACCTCAAGAACGTGGATGTCCGGATTCCGCGCAATGCGCTCGTGGTGTTCACCGGCGTCTCGGGCTCCGGCAAATCGTCGCTCGCGTTCGGCACGATCTATGCCGAGGCGCAGCGCCGGTACTTCGAGTCGGTGGCGCCCTATGCCCGGCGCCTGATCGACCAGGTGGGCGTGCCGCAGGTGGACGCCATCGAGGGCCTGCCGCCCGCGGTCGCGCTGCAGCAGCAGCGCGGCACGCCGAGCGCGCGGTCCTCCGTGGGCAGCGTCACCACCATTTCGAGCCTGGTGCGCATGCTCTATTCGCGCGCCGGAAGCTACCCCGCCCGCCAGCCGATGCTGTATGCGGAAGACTTCTCGCCCAACACGCCGCAGGGCGCCTGCCCGCATTGCCATGGGCTCGGCCGCGTCTACGAGGTGACGGAAGCCTCCATGGTGCCGGACGACTCGCTGACGCTGCGCGAACGCGCCGTGGCGGCGTGGCCCGCCGCATGGCAGGGCCAGAACCTGCGCGACATCCTCACCACCCTGGGCCACGACATCGACGTGCCCTGGCGCGATCTGCCGCGCAAGACGCGCGACTGGATCCTGTTCACGGACGAGCAGCCCACGGTACCGGTCTATGCCGGGTTCAGCCGGCAGGAGGTGCGCCAGGCCCGCAAGAGCGGCCAGCCTCCCAGCTACATGGGGACCTTCACGGGCGCGCGGCGCTATGTGATGCAGACCTTCGCCACCAGCCAGAGCGCGATGATGAAACGCCGGGTGGCGCAGTTCATGGTGGGCCAGGCCTGCCCCGTCTGCCACGGCAAGCGGCTCAAGCCGGAAGCGCTGTCGGTGACGTTCTGCGGCATGGACATCGGCGAGTTCACCCGCCTCCCGCTGGCCGCGCTGGCCGACGTGCTGCGCCCGGTGGCCGATGGCGCGCCGCCCACCGGCCAGGACGAGGCCGCGCACCCCGCGCTGACCGCATCCGCCCGGGCACGCGCGACGGCCCGGCGGGTCGCGGCCGGCGGGGCCGCGCATGCCGCCGCGCCGGACATCCGCCGCACGCCCCACCTCTCCGCCGAGAAGCGCCTGGCCGCGCAGCGCATCGCGCAGGAGTTGCTGGCGCGGGTGGGGGCGCTGGTCGGGCTGGGCCTGGGCTATCTGTCGCTCGACCGCGCCACGCCCACGCTGTCGCCCGGCGAGCTCCAGCGGCTGCGCCTGGCGACCCAGCTGGCATCCCAGCTGTTCGGCGTGGTCTACGTGCTCGACGAGCCATCGGCCGGCCTGCACCCGGCCGATGGTGAATCGCTGCTCGCGGCGCTGGACCGGCTCAAGGCCGCAGGCAACTCCATCCTCGTCGTGGAGCACGACGTGGCCACCATGCGCCGCGCCGACTGGCTCGTGGAAGTGGGCCCGGAGGCGGGCGAGCGCGGTGGCCGGGTGCTCTACAGCGGCCCGCCGCAGGGCCTGCAGGACGTGGCCGGATCGCAGACGCGGCAATACCTTTTCGATGGCGGTGCCCGCGCCCGGCGGCACCGCCGCACTCCGCAAGCCTGGCTGCGACTGGAAGACGTCAGGAGCCACAACCTGCAGGGCGTGCAGGCCGCCATTCCGCTGGGCTGCCTGACGGCGGTGACCGGGGTATCGGGCTCCGGCAAGTCCAGCCTCGTCAGCCACGCGCTGCTGACGCTGGTGGCGGACCACCTGGGGCAGGACCCCTCGCCTGTGGACGGCGACGCGCTGCCGGAGACGGTCCTGCCCGGTGCGGCGGACGACGACCCCGGGGCGGGCGCCATGGAAGGCCCGGAGCACCGGTCCACCGGCCGGCTGGGCGGCGACGCCGGCCAGATCCGGCGGCTGGTGAACGTGGACCAGAAGCCGATCGGCAGGACACCGCGCTCCAACCTCGCCACCTACACCGGCCTGTTCGACGCCATCCGCAAACTCTTCGCGGCCACGCCGGCCGCCCGCAGGAAGCGCTACGACGCCGGCCGGTTCTCGTTCAACGTCGCCAAGGGGCGCTGCCCCACCTGCCAGGGGGAAGGCTTCGTGAGCGTGGAGCTGCTCTTTCTTCCGAGCGCCTACGCGCCCTGCCCCACCTGCCACGGCTCGCGCTACAACCCGCAGACCCTCGCCATCACCTGGAACGGCCTGACGATCGCCGACGTGCTGGGGCTGACCGTCGATGCGGCCTGCGAAGCCTTTGCCGGGGAGCCCGCCGTCCTCCGGCCGCTGCAGGTGCTCCAGAAGATCGGCCTGGGTTACCTGCGCCTGGGCCAGCCCGCCACCGAACTCTCGGGCGGCGAAGCCCAGCGCATCAAGCTGGCCGCCGAGTTGCAGCGGGCCCAGCGGGGGCACACGCTCTACGTGCTGGACGAGCCCACCACGGGCCTGCACCCCGCCGATGCAGACCGCCTGCTGGAGCACCTGGACGCGCTGGTACAGGCCGGCCACAGCGTGGTGGTGGTCGAACACGACATGCATTTCGTGGCGGCCTGCGACTGGGTGATCGACATCGGGCCCGGCGCCGGTCACGATGGAGGGCGCATCGTCGTGGCGGGAACGCCGCAGGAGGTGGCCCGCTGCGCCGCCTCCCGCACCGCGCCCTACCTGGATGCCGCGCTGGCATCGCACGCGGAGGCCGGGCACACCGGGCCGGACCGGCCAGCAGCGGATGGTTGA
- a CDS encoding CYTH and CHAD domain-containing protein has product MEIEFKFLIPPHRLDGVQAAMQQGHYTARRMEAHYFDTPEGDLARQGIAWRVRNEGGAWVQTVKTMGAGPLAREEHNADLPRPADPAAVPQPDPALHAGSAAGQQLARALAHAKASPVETYGTEFERVAREIPFEGEGAMEVALDTGRVVAHRGTAEEASAPICELELELKDGPVSALVDAARAWAATHGLVLSTLSKAERGERLRAGGPAGPAAKATPLRAKKDRLPSGQHLQRAVVGNCLEQIMANASEMAQGHGTEKHVHQLRVGIRRLRTVLRELDGLAPGRFDPAWEAPLRTVFRRLGELRDSGHVMETMDAQLRQAGGPEVELDPTAPASPAGIVSDGAFQAVLIALMGFTVAQDGAPSAPPAPQALDADGTRRALRKALRKLHRGIGKDIASFSALPAERQHRVRKRIKRLRYLTEFLAPALEGQGRKFLKRLAPAQAALGRLHDEQVADGLYRQRAAQHPQAWFAVGWLAARRKHTLEDCQRALRRIGDGPEVRKGAFQ; this is encoded by the coding sequence ATGGAAATCGAATTCAAATTCCTCATCCCTCCCCACCGCCTGGACGGTGTCCAGGCCGCCATGCAGCAGGGCCACTACACCGCACGGCGCATGGAGGCGCATTACTTCGACACGCCCGAGGGCGATCTGGCCCGCCAGGGGATTGCCTGGCGCGTCAGGAACGAAGGCGGCGCGTGGGTGCAGACCGTCAAGACGATGGGCGCCGGCCCGCTGGCGCGTGAAGAACACAACGCCGACTTGCCGCGCCCTGCCGATCCGGCGGCGGTTCCCCAGCCGGACCCGGCGCTGCACGCGGGCTCTGCGGCAGGCCAGCAACTGGCCCGGGCATTGGCCCACGCGAAGGCATCGCCCGTGGAAACCTACGGCACCGAATTCGAGCGGGTGGCCCGCGAGATCCCCTTCGAGGGCGAAGGCGCCATGGAAGTGGCGCTGGACACCGGGCGGGTCGTCGCCCACCGGGGCACGGCGGAAGAAGCATCCGCACCGATCTGCGAACTGGAGCTGGAATTGAAGGACGGGCCGGTCTCCGCGCTGGTCGATGCGGCACGCGCCTGGGCAGCAACGCACGGGCTGGTCCTCAGCACCCTGTCGAAAGCCGAGCGCGGCGAGCGCCTGCGGGCCGGTGGCCCCGCAGGCCCCGCGGCCAAGGCCACGCCCCTGCGCGCCAAGAAAGACCGGCTCCCTTCCGGGCAGCACCTGCAACGGGCGGTCGTGGGCAATTGCCTGGAGCAGATCATGGCCAACGCGAGCGAGATGGCGCAGGGCCACGGCACCGAAAAGCACGTGCACCAGCTGCGCGTGGGCATCCGCCGGTTGCGGACCGTCCTGCGCGAGCTGGACGGCCTTGCGCCCGGCCGCTTCGACCCGGCATGGGAAGCGCCCTTGCGCACGGTCTTCCGCCGCCTGGGCGAACTGCGCGACAGCGGGCATGTGATGGAGACGATGGATGCGCAACTGCGCCAGGCCGGAGGGCCGGAGGTGGAGCTGGACCCCACGGCCCCGGCATCGCCCGCAGGAATCGTGTCCGATGGCGCGTTCCAGGCGGTGCTGATCGCGTTGATGGGCTTCACGGTCGCGCAGGATGGCGCACCGTCCGCGCCGCCCGCCCCCCAGGCCCTGGATGCCGACGGCACACGGCGTGCGCTGCGCAAGGCCTTGCGCAAGCTCCATCGCGGCATCGGCAAGGACATTGCATCGTTTTCCGCATTGCCCGCCGAGCGCCAGCACCGCGTGCGCAAACGCATCAAGCGCCTGCGCTACCTCACGGAATTCCTGGCGCCCGCGCTGGAAGGCCAGGGCAGGAAATTCTTGAAACGCCTCGCGCCTGCGCAGGCGGCGCTGGGCCGGCTCCATGACGAACAGGTCGCCGACGGGCTGTACCGCCAACGCGCGGCGCAGCATCCGCAAGCCTGGTTCGCCGTGGGCTGGCTGGCGGCGCGGCGCAAGCACACCCTCGAGGATTGCCAGCGCGCGCTGCGGCGCATCGGCGATGGCCCGGAGGTGCGCAAAGGGGCATTCCAGTAA
- a CDS encoding YihY/virulence factor BrkB family protein — protein MPERNLGNSWALVKQAASSWVDDYAPSMGAALSYYSVFSLAPLLVIVISIAGMVFGEEAARGEVFAQLSGLMGADAAAAVEELLNAAAKPSTGITSAVIGLVVLLIGATTVFGELQDALDRIWRAPVREGATGLWGLLRARFLSFGMILGIAFLLMVSLVMSAAVSALGKWWAPAFGGWEVLAQAINAVVGFAFTTVVFAMIYKVMPRVRVRWHDVWLGAAITAVLFTVGRMLIGLYIGKTALASGFGAAGSLAVIFVWVYYSAQIFLMGAEFTWVYARTFGSMRDHGGDTPAAGEALGDPPSRTAGTAGQPPGSAVSA, from the coding sequence ATGCCAGAAAGAAACCTCGGGAATTCATGGGCCCTCGTGAAGCAGGCGGCTTCGTCGTGGGTGGACGATTACGCGCCCAGCATGGGAGCGGCGCTGTCGTACTACAGCGTGTTCTCGCTCGCGCCGCTGCTCGTCATCGTGATTTCCATCGCAGGCATGGTGTTTGGCGAAGAGGCTGCGCGCGGTGAGGTGTTCGCCCAGTTGAGCGGGTTGATGGGGGCGGACGCTGCCGCGGCGGTGGAAGAGTTGCTCAATGCTGCGGCCAAGCCGTCGACGGGGATCACGTCCGCGGTGATCGGGCTGGTGGTGCTGCTGATCGGGGCGACGACCGTGTTCGGTGAGTTGCAGGACGCGCTGGACCGGATATGGCGCGCGCCGGTGCGCGAAGGGGCCACGGGGCTGTGGGGCCTGCTGCGGGCCCGGTTCCTGTCGTTCGGGATGATCCTCGGGATCGCCTTTCTGCTCATGGTCTCCCTGGTCATGAGCGCGGCGGTGTCGGCGCTCGGCAAATGGTGGGCGCCGGCCTTCGGCGGATGGGAGGTGCTGGCGCAGGCCATCAATGCGGTCGTGGGTTTCGCCTTCACCACCGTGGTGTTCGCGATGATCTACAAGGTCATGCCCCGCGTCAGGGTCCGCTGGCACGACGTCTGGCTGGGGGCGGCCATCACGGCGGTGCTGTTCACCGTGGGCCGGATGCTCATCGGGCTGTACATCGGCAAGACGGCGCTGGCCTCGGGGTTCGGCGCCGCCGGGTCGCTCGCGGTCATCTTCGTGTGGGTCTATTACTCGGCGCAGATTTTCCTCATGGGGGCCGAGTTCACCTGGGTGTACGCGCGCACGTTCGGGTCGATGCGGGACCATGGCGGCGATACGCCAGCGGCCGGAGAGGCGCTTGGCGACCCACCCTCCCGCACTGCGGGCACTGCGGGCCAGCCCCCGGGCAGCGCCGTTTCGGCATAG
- a CDS encoding transglutaminase domain-containing protein, producing the protein MEAFPSSSVSFLAFSRRGLIRSWRQLPGAATLDAYFTRYPAARASAPTAPGQLPWRNPQPSQRPPAENKVAWFQNLHGKQQVQVAQAGGGNGNGLGLQFTTPPEPGQAPTPEDLAETEEVTLTAAIRAKAQELGNNPVAIQNWVRNTIEWVPTWGAIQSAQDTLDKQRGNAIDIASLQIALLRAAGIPARYQFGTVEIPAAQAMNWVGGASQIQAVLQLMNQGGIAARGSVQGGTVQSIRFEHAWVQAYVNWAPRSRPGCSTGSPTS; encoded by the coding sequence ATGGAGGCATTTCCATCTTCTTCCGTTTCTTTTCTTGCCTTTAGCAGGCGCGGGCTGATCCGGTCGTGGCGCCAGTTACCGGGCGCGGCCACGCTGGACGCCTACTTCACGCGGTATCCGGCAGCGCGTGCCAGCGCGCCCACGGCCCCGGGCCAACTGCCCTGGAGGAACCCGCAGCCCAGCCAGCGCCCGCCGGCGGAGAACAAGGTCGCGTGGTTCCAGAACCTGCACGGCAAGCAGCAGGTGCAAGTGGCGCAGGCGGGCGGAGGGAACGGCAATGGCCTCGGCCTGCAGTTCACGACTCCGCCCGAGCCCGGGCAGGCGCCCACGCCCGAGGACCTGGCGGAAACGGAGGAAGTCACCCTCACGGCCGCCATCCGCGCCAAGGCGCAGGAGCTGGGCAACAACCCCGTCGCCATCCAGAACTGGGTGCGCAACACCATCGAATGGGTGCCCACCTGGGGAGCGATCCAGAGCGCGCAGGACACGCTGGACAAGCAGCGCGGCAACGCGATCGACATCGCCAGCCTGCAGATCGCGCTGCTGCGCGCAGCGGGTATTCCGGCGCGCTACCAGTTCGGCACGGTGGAGATCCCGGCGGCGCAGGCGATGAACTGGGTGGGAGGGGCGAGCCAGATCCAGGCGGTGTTGCAACTGATGAACCAGGGCGGGATCGCGGCGCGGGGCAGCGTGCAGGGCGGGACGGTGCAGAGCATCCGCTTCGAGCACGCGTGGGTGCAGGCCTATGTGAACTGGGCGCCACGGTCCCGGCCGGGCTGCAGCACCGGTTCACCTACCAGCTGA